A part of Anolis sagrei isolate rAnoSag1 chromosome 3, rAnoSag1.mat, whole genome shotgun sequence genomic DNA contains:
- the C3H21orf140 gene encoding uncharacterized protein C21orf140 homolog → MYRAVNPLLKHIIHRSSLDAVSRKQCLQYLKALRNLQFNGYDTIYLGETDLSESLITGEKGFHENTLNWPIWTVVHAGHSQGWVPWKYRVFLRDDLSLGHQEGVFQELCDFLAINYGKCAIVVRERRQSRGKTEESSQQMVLSDNLSPPLPPLPGLLSIKCCPEIANATGHEVLSVPFPFSYLHPMEAAWSSLKWFIINNRKEFSLTSLERSYSYQCILFSDLIGKGIEKMSPNKWKVAINKVRRWENYYLDKFS, encoded by the coding sequence ATGTATCGTGCTGTAAATCCTCTTTTAAAGCACATCATCCACAGGAGTTCCCTTGATGCAGTTTCAAGGAAACAGTGTTTGCAATACTTAAAAGCCCTAAGAAATCTGCAATTTAATGGCTACGACACCATCTATTTAGGAGAAACAGATCTTTCAGAAAGTCTAATAACAGGTGAAAAGGGTTTTCATGAGAATACTCTCAATTGGCCCATATGGACAGTGGTACATGCTGGGCACAGCCAAGGATGGGTGCCATGGAAATACAGAGTGTTTTTAAGGGATGACTTATCCTTAGGGCACCAAGAAGGTGTATTTCAGGAACTCTGTGACTTTCTCGCCATCAACTATGGGAAGTGTGCCATTGTTGTCAGAGAAAGAAGGCAGTCAAGAGGGAAGACTGAAGAGTCCAGCCAGCAGATGGTGCTGAGTGACAATCTATCACCCCCTTTACCCCCTTTACCTGGTTTACTAAGCATCAAATGCTGCCCCGAGATTGCTAATGCAACAGGTCATGAAGTTCTCTCTGTGCCTTTCCCTTTTAGCTATCTTCACCCAATGGAAGCTGCCTGGTCTTCATTGAAATGGTTTATTATCAATAACAGAAAGGAGTTTTCTCTGACCTCCTTGGAGAGGAGCTACTCATACCAGTGCATCCTCTTCAGTGACTTGATTGGAAAGGGAATAGAGAAGATGAGCCCAAACAAGTGGAAGGTGGCTATTAACAAAGTACGAAGATGGGAAAACTACTACTTGGATAAGTTTTCCTAA